The following coding sequences lie in one Anticarsia gemmatalis isolate Benzon Research Colony breed Stoneville strain chromosome 16, ilAntGemm2 primary, whole genome shotgun sequence genomic window:
- the Slob gene encoding slowpoke binding protein isoform X2: protein MKSKFGKLILYLKTVKMFNLYQHMKSNNEGKEQKEPETTGHDRFYQERPRTSYRKKKRRGACRRAQSAAELNPESIAAANKRNAFRIRSVSTDREESEEESSERAPLVAQKIDSLAKLLFNKSLMGTGSGKSSPMEPPASPRYERSMESSAALAICTEYLAQSNRYDLLSPLCAIGSRPNKHWFAIHDNSIKTDRLLTLMPLTNKCPIEQGERSKTLIMELFRALHHPYIYPVLDLELCNGHALAVLPFNSRGSLRDLIYKSTWNEEYSRKYGTAGTGLPAWQVARFGRQMLEGLMFLKEKGFPPFRHLHSGNVVVQNGVARICGLENTLIGALPRCPIALAAQLEHVEALSLGHVLFEMCAGAEIDLSLLPDLLPNYPHVVEIIEQIFGPRTPTLHELLLCELFRKIDLREMKGSCLPNFSQRLSRSCLSLLGEVARRSPGSPRTRTPPRRSGPASPASPATPPHRRRHFPMEQDFTEEWQW, encoded by the exons ATGAAAAGTAAATTTGGGAAGTTGATATTGTATTTGAAAACGgtcaaaatgtttaatttgtatcAACATATGAAGTCGAATAATGAGGGGAAAGAACAGAAGGAACCGGAGACGACTGGACACGACAGGTTTTATCAAGAACGCCCGAGGACCAGTTATAGGAAGAAGAAACGTCGTGGAGCTTGCAGAAGGGCGCAGTCAGCTGCTGAACTGAATCCTGAGTCTATCGCAGCTGCGAACAAACGGAATGCTTTTAGAATACGTTCTGTGTCTACTGATAGAGAGGAAAGTGAAG AGGAGAGCTCGGAGCGCGCGCCGCTGGTTGCCCAGAAGATCGACTCGCTGGCCAAGCTGTTGTTCAACAAGTCGCTGATGGGCACCGGTTCTGGGAAGTCCTCGCCCATGGAACCTCCCGCCTCACCCAG ATACGAGCGATCAATGGAGAGTTCAGCAGCGCTGGCCATCTGCACAGAATATCTGGCGCAGTCTAACAG ATACGACCTGCTATCACCGCTGTGCGCGATCGGCTCACGTCCCAACAAGCATTGGTTTGCCATTCACGACAACTCCATCAAAACTGATAGACTGCTAACTTTG ATGCCGCTGACAAACAAGTGTCCGATAGAGCAGGGCGAGCGCTCGAAGACGCTCATCATGGAGCTGTTCCGAGCGCTGCACCATCCATACATCTACCCAGTGCTGGACCTGGAGCTGTGTAACGGCCATGCACTCGCGGTGCTGCCGTTCAACTCACGGGGAAGCTTGAGGGATCTTATATATAAG AGTACATGGAACGAAGAATACAGTCGTAAGTACGGGACAGCTGGTACAGGTCTGCCAGCGTGGCAGGTGGCCAGGTTTGGACGACAGATGCTGGAGGGTCTGATGTTCCTCAAGGAGAAGGGCTTCCCACCCTTCAGGCACCTGCACTCTGGCAATGTTGTCGTCCAGAACGGTGTGGCAAG GATATGTGGTCTAGAGAACACTCTGATCGGCGCGCTACCTCGGTGTCCAATAGCCCTGGCGGCACAGCTGGAGCACGTGGAGGCGCTGTCACTCGGACACGTGTTGTTTGAGATGTGTGCCGGCGCAGAGATTGATCTCTCACTGTTGCCGGATCTGTTGCCGAACTACCCTCAT GTGGTGGAGATCATAGAACAGATCTTCGGTCCCCGCACGCCGACCCTGCACGAGCTGCTGCTCTGCGAACTGTTCAGGAAGATCGACCTGCGCGAGATGAAGGGCTCCTGTCTACCG AACTTCAGTCAGCGTCTATCCCGCTCGTGCCTGTCTCTACTGGGCGAGGTGGCGCGCCGGTCTCCAGGCTcgccgcgcacgcgcacgccgccgcgccgctccgGGCCCGCCTCCCCCGCCTCACCTGCCACCCCGCCACACCGAAG GAGGCATTTCCCCATGGAACAAGACTTCACCGAGGAGTGGCAGTGGTGA
- the Slob gene encoding slowpoke binding protein isoform X1, giving the protein MKSKFGKLILYLKTVKMFNLYQHMKSNNEGKEQKEPETTGHDRFYQERPRTSYRKKKRRGACRRAQSAAELNPESIAAANKRNAFRIRSVSTDREESEDGGRLDDGEGSSCACSSKESSERAPLVAQKIDSLAKLLFNKSLMGTGSGKSSPMEPPASPRYERSMESSAALAICTEYLAQSNRYDLLSPLCAIGSRPNKHWFAIHDNSIKTDRLLTLMPLTNKCPIEQGERSKTLIMELFRALHHPYIYPVLDLELCNGHALAVLPFNSRGSLRDLIYKSTWNEEYSRKYGTAGTGLPAWQVARFGRQMLEGLMFLKEKGFPPFRHLHSGNVVVQNGVARICGLENTLIGALPRCPIALAAQLEHVEALSLGHVLFEMCAGAEIDLSLLPDLLPNYPHVVEIIEQIFGPRTPTLHELLLCELFRKIDLREMKGSCLPNFSQRLSRSCLSLLGEVARRSPGSPRTRTPPRRSGPASPASPATPPHRRRHFPMEQDFTEEWQW; this is encoded by the exons ATGAAAAGTAAATTTGGGAAGTTGATATTGTATTTGAAAACGgtcaaaatgtttaatttgtatcAACATATGAAGTCGAATAATGAGGGGAAAGAACAGAAGGAACCGGAGACGACTGGACACGACAGGTTTTATCAAGAACGCCCGAGGACCAGTTATAGGAAGAAGAAACGTCGTGGAGCTTGCAGAAGGGCGCAGTCAGCTGCTGAACTGAATCCTGAGTCTATCGCAGCTGCGAACAAACGGAATGCTTTTAGAATACGTTCTGTGTCTACTGATAGAGAGGAAAGTGAAG ATGGCGGCCGGCTGGACGATGGCGAAGGATCTTCTTGCGCGTGTAGTTCAA AGGAGAGCTCGGAGCGCGCGCCGCTGGTTGCCCAGAAGATCGACTCGCTGGCCAAGCTGTTGTTCAACAAGTCGCTGATGGGCACCGGTTCTGGGAAGTCCTCGCCCATGGAACCTCCCGCCTCACCCAG ATACGAGCGATCAATGGAGAGTTCAGCAGCGCTGGCCATCTGCACAGAATATCTGGCGCAGTCTAACAG ATACGACCTGCTATCACCGCTGTGCGCGATCGGCTCACGTCCCAACAAGCATTGGTTTGCCATTCACGACAACTCCATCAAAACTGATAGACTGCTAACTTTG ATGCCGCTGACAAACAAGTGTCCGATAGAGCAGGGCGAGCGCTCGAAGACGCTCATCATGGAGCTGTTCCGAGCGCTGCACCATCCATACATCTACCCAGTGCTGGACCTGGAGCTGTGTAACGGCCATGCACTCGCGGTGCTGCCGTTCAACTCACGGGGAAGCTTGAGGGATCTTATATATAAG AGTACATGGAACGAAGAATACAGTCGTAAGTACGGGACAGCTGGTACAGGTCTGCCAGCGTGGCAGGTGGCCAGGTTTGGACGACAGATGCTGGAGGGTCTGATGTTCCTCAAGGAGAAGGGCTTCCCACCCTTCAGGCACCTGCACTCTGGCAATGTTGTCGTCCAGAACGGTGTGGCAAG GATATGTGGTCTAGAGAACACTCTGATCGGCGCGCTACCTCGGTGTCCAATAGCCCTGGCGGCACAGCTGGAGCACGTGGAGGCGCTGTCACTCGGACACGTGTTGTTTGAGATGTGTGCCGGCGCAGAGATTGATCTCTCACTGTTGCCGGATCTGTTGCCGAACTACCCTCAT GTGGTGGAGATCATAGAACAGATCTTCGGTCCCCGCACGCCGACCCTGCACGAGCTGCTGCTCTGCGAACTGTTCAGGAAGATCGACCTGCGCGAGATGAAGGGCTCCTGTCTACCG AACTTCAGTCAGCGTCTATCCCGCTCGTGCCTGTCTCTACTGGGCGAGGTGGCGCGCCGGTCTCCAGGCTcgccgcgcacgcgcacgccgccgcgccgctccgGGCCCGCCTCCCCCGCCTCACCTGCCACCCCGCCACACCGAAG GAGGCATTTCCCCATGGAACAAGACTTCACCGAGGAGTGGCAGTGGTGA